A region of the Bombus pyrosoma isolate SC7728 linkage group LG15, ASM1482585v1, whole genome shotgun sequence genome:
cgtGACTTTTCAGTAGTTTCTTTATTAGAGTCACAAATCGAATTGTGCAAATAAGTGATTGTaaacattaacattaatataatagtagCTATACTTAAGATAaagtatgtacgtatattttacaaattcatcacaaaaaacaattttctatttaagcGTATCTAGACTGACGATCGATCATTAAGTAAATTTACTCAGCCATAGTactgtaattaaattctataatttacaTCGTTCTCTTTGATAACAATTATCACATAGAATGATGATATTTTACGTATGCTATCGCAGCCAGTTCCTTGCAAAATTCTTCTGTCACGATCACGCTTTCGAACAGGATATTCTCCTTCTCTCTAAAATTCACGAAACATTTAATCTTCCGAAATTACCAAACAACGaacgatataattaatcatttttatttttattaatcatgTTTACCCTTCGTGAGAACAATCTTCGAGCAATCGTTCCCGTGTCTCCGTCAGCATTTGCTTGTGATCGGGCGTCTTTGGTACCTCGTTCACCAGCTGCTTGACAACTTTTTGCAAGCAGGTGAACAAGTTCTTCGTGCCGGGTGCTACTGGTAGCAACGGATTCAGTAAAAATTCATGCAGGTACGGATGAGGTAAAAGCGCAAGCCTCGAGATCACCACCGTCAGTTGCAGATTGACCTCGTACTTTTGCCTTGGAATACTCGCCACTTTCTCAAAAAGCATCGTCATGAACGGCCCCATGTAAAATCTTACGGAACAATGATCTGCTTCCGGTCTGGAATCGGAACTCGCCGAATCATCCACGGTTACTGCCTCTAGCGGCCAGGCCATCAGCGAGCAGTCTGTCAGCACAGTAGAATACTGCCTTTCCAAGTCAGCCATATACCGTTCGTAATTGTTCACGTCCGTGTCTGTTTGTAGATAACGAGGAATCAGGGACAGGAAACTGAAACGGAGGTTGATACGAAGCTAAAAATTCTATACCTATACACTGTTTCATTTGCATATGCATGTATTGTTGCGCGAGGGAAAGTGTTCGAAGTTCTTTAGCACATACGCTGAGAAAACATATGCAGTTGGTGACGTATCGAAATGATTGATTGAGACTTTCTGTTGATTAAGCTTTCCCACATTGTGTCACGCTTGTCAAGTACTATAAGCGTGTacattattgaattattactttttttaaaatattctatttattcgaGTGACAAGGAATGTCTCCGTCATAAAACGTTCTTTTGATgaaagtttttcttttttctttttctttttttttttttttttctatgtaCGATGGTGAGAGTTTCTGTAAGATTCTTACCAATTTACAATTCTATGAATATTACTAGGTGCTAATGTTCGACTATGACTTTGCTCGTAGGAGAGGTCTAGCGAacccttcttcttttctctttctctttcgtcctCCTCGTCGCTCCAGGATGCAATTGCACTATCCGCTGCGGTGTTGTCGTAATAGCCCCGTGTTGACAAATATACTAATACGAGACAGTGCAGTATatgttcgtttcgtttctctatCATTTCCTCGAACAGCTTTAATGTTTCCAGCGTTAAATCGTCACTGTCCGTGAAGCAGTTGTCTATCAGCCTGTGTAGTACAGGTGACGTCCATACGTTTGGTATCTCTGGGCCTCTGTCGTGACCCACGAGCCAGTAACTTACTtctgaagaaagaaattatcaatatcgtttgaattaattttgaaatattggcAAGGGTCAAAGAGCAATCTTTCTTCGTCTCCTACTATTTAAAGGAGAAAGTAAACGAACTCTATCAATCCTCCGAAAATTCCAAGCAAAAAAGATTGTTAATTCTtcatattttaacataaattatatacaaaccTGTACATAAGGCGCTAGATGTTAATTCCTTCAAACATTTCGTAATCAACGCCGTGATAAGAACAACATGATGTTCAGCCAGGGCTGGTGTCACGATTTTCTCTAAGAAATTCACTTTAATGTTCTTCGCCAATGCGTTTGCCACATCTGGATGCGCTTCCCTTATCAGTTGATTGCAGTAATCAAACCACATGAAAAACGCGGCGACCTGTCTGCAGCCAGAAAATTTTTTCTCCTTTGTCCACATTGGCGAATCTAAACCCCAAGTAACGTCCACGCCGTCGATCTCTGTTGGATCGACATGCGCTGGGATGGCGTTGAACAGGTTCTCTAATCTATTTGGTATCAGGGTTGCTAAGTCACTGTTTGCTACCATTTGTGCGAACGATGGATCCTCCAAGGATGCAAGGACCATTATTCCTTCGCAGGCTCTTATCCTGACGGTATTATCCTGAAAGAGGAAACATTTTCGTTTAAGAATTTGTTGTCTGGTTGACTGTTCTTTGTATTTTAggatttggaatatttaatccatagcttttattaatatcgaaattgtAGAATTAGTCCGAAAAGTATGGATAACACAACCTAAGGAGCTATTATGATAGTttactttcattatttaaaattcgtgGCTTACCGCGCTATTTATGTAACTCAACAAGGCATCTAATAGAAGGCATTTTGATTTCTGTGGCGTGTCCGGTCTCAGAAGATTCTGATCTCCTTCTGCGCAATTAGACTCCTCGAAAGCAGCCCCGTACTCGACGTCCAATCGTAAATCCTGGAGATTCTGCAAATGCGTATCTATCTCGTTCATCAGAACGACGTTTTCTCCTTTTTGAGAGATGTCGCAGTCCTGAGAGTCAGAAGATTGTACCGTGACACCCGAATTCTCATCGCAAATCGGTTTTTCGATTACCGGACTAGAAGATTGCGAGGCATTCTCCACTTCCCTGGAAGATATCGACCCGTTCGATTGACTAGATGATCCCCTCGTTCCATTCTTACTGGACGATCTGTGGAGACTAACAGACCGTCTCCTACCATTTTCCGAGCTAAACAAATTGGGATTTATCAACGTGACCGCCTGAGTGTCCAGTGGTTCAAATAAGggattaaagttattttttcttctgtttggGACGTAGGTAACTTTTTCCACTTCCATCCTTTCGGAATTCCTTCTGGTAGAGGCGTTATGCCTCTGAACAGTCGGTGCATCGTTTATTATATTGGTCACGTGAGGGTACTTGCAAACTAGGAAGCAAAGCGTGAGAAGAAACTGGACCTCCTCAGCTTCCATAGGCGATGGTGGGTTTCCATTGCACAGAGCGATCAATCGTTGCACTGGTCCATAAATCGACGTGTGATGCAGCAATGGGTACTTAGATCTACCCagcaattttcttaaaaaagacAGGCAAATGGTTCTCATTCCGGGTGGAGTTTCCGCACTGGCCAGCGTAGCCAGCAGGTCCAGTAGCTTGTGCTGCAACAGGTATTCGAGGCATGGTCCTGgttcattttcttccttctcctcttctAACAGTATTTCCAGTAATCTGTCTAAATGTCGTGGTATGCCGGTGGACTGTATGGGCACTTTGCAATCTGTCAGGTGATTCACATAAAAGTTCATAAGCTGTTTCCAATGGTAGGTGAAATCTTGCAGCGGCGTGGCAGGCGGTGCTATCtgcaaacgataaaaattcataagtACAGCGTGTCGTTTAAAGGAAAAAACTGATGACGACCAAAACGTCGACCGGGAATCGTACTACGTCGTTCTTCGAGTCGTTGTTGAGGAAAACCAAGTAGGATACAAAACACGGTAGATTATTAAACGTGCACATGTTAATGAGCTACGGTTGGTTCGCCCGCAGGTGCaacttgaaataattacataagCCGCTAAATATAACGACGTACATCTTGCAACGATTAGACAACGCGCAAATACGCGTGTCAATCGAGATGGGCAGATTTTGCGTATTACCGGCATGGTATTGGCCGGCGAAAGTTGGCTACGCCGCACCGTTATGTTTGTTTGGATTTTTTTATGGGCGCCAAACGAGCGCGATTTAAATCGATCCGGGCGCGCACGAAGAACGAGGAGAAAAAATTCGTAAGAGTAGACAGTAGCGTATCGACTATGGCGAAAGGCACAACATACAGATCGATACACGCAgaacgtaaataaatacaatggcaCATGTAACAGCGCGCGGTGGTCGAACGAAGAGAAATCATCGTTTACGTAAAGCATATAATGCCGCACTACGATCGATGGATACTGCCTTAAAATCTCTCTTACGCTGTTTACAATGCTCTGCgaacaaaggaaaaaatataaatgaaaatgtgcGTGTCTTCTTTTCTCGGTCGAATGAATGGAGAACATTGTACGCAGTCGCGTGGTCGAAAACAGAACCGACGACGAAACTGCGGAATTTATCAGGGTTATCACTCACCACATCAATGGCATTCTTCAACGCGATTTGAATGCCACTAATCATCTTAACGCACCGTCCGATCCTGGTCCACGATTATTTCTCGCTATGCACGCGCCGTGTGGCCGTTTCTCGCGTAATCGCCCGTTTCTGCATAATTTCTCATTGTTCGTTCCCGTATCACGGTGCTATACCTTACTGTCGCTGCGACAGCGAAACTTTGCTGCTTTGACGTGTTTTGTTTCCTGTCAGCTACCACCAGGTGGTGTTGTTATCGCCAAGCATGTAtatgtcatatatatatacatattgttatgACGTTAGGTACGATGATTGAGAAGAGAGATTGGGGGAACGGTACAGATTACATTGCGCGTAGGCTTGCATTTGTTAGTTTCGTCaaataatagatttattttgagagacattttatatgaatattttaaatgatttttcgcTGGAAAAAGTAATCGATTTGTAATGATAGACGTAGTTCGTAGCCCTCTAGTGGCGTGCAGAGAAGATGTCGAGTAGTAAATACATTTCGATTAGGTTTGCCAAAGGTCGAAAAATTAAGTGAAACCAAATTTCTAGATTTGAATTGTGATTTTTTCGGTACGGGAAGATTatactgaatattttaatatcccTTCGCGAATTATTTACTCGAATTTATATCAGGGTTGAATGCGATTAAAATTACTAGTTCCGTTATCTTCAGTATTTTTCCTATTATATATCACTCATTTTCTAATCAAGGTTGATCGATATAATCGCTGATAAGATTCTCAGATACCTGTCTAACTATGCTAATAAAACGTCTAACTATCGAGAATATTTGCTCGTGTTTACCGTGATCAATaatgataagaaattaaataagtcTCGTAccatttcaatttaaaaaaaaaatccaaaattttcttacaaaaccTTCGCGCAATAATTATCATTGCAAATGctctatttctttaaatagcCACCTTATCTTTATTGTTCCCCTTCCGCCCACGAGGCAAACTTCTCGTCACTTTTAGTATTTCTTAGAATTGCAAACTCTGTCTTATCAAAAGGTcttatcaatatattaatatatcagtTATGTACTAACGtaataaaaactgaaaaaaatatttaaattatatttattaaatacataaattaaatgtatatataatatattgatatattaaaaacattgatCGAGCTCCAAAATGTTCTCAACTCTTTTCAAACGCGACATGGTAATGGCACATCGATCGTGAGCAACAGGATTTACGATCACTTTTATTTTGCACCTTTAACGTGTACACATCTCAACAACATTAACCAGTTTGAGAATGTAAAAAAAGTCGTGACAAAAAATCGTGAAAGCGGTTCAGGCTCCGCCGATATAATCGATTCGCTGTCTTCGACGATCTTTCCGATTCAATTCTACTCGCTccttcgaatcgatcgatttattcACGATTAACCAAGGAAAACAACTTTGTCTCTCGCTAAACATCCTACCAAATTTCTTGTCGGACACTCGACGCTTTCACAAATACGCTGTCGCGATTTAAATCGATGAACAGTACAGTTAGATCGCGCGCCTCATGAAGCCGCTGATTTTTCTTACGTAGCTTAGAATACAGTGATTCGATGCTCGACCACGAGAATTCCTCGCATTGTAGGAATCCGAACGTGATCGCATTTGTACTCGTACTTTGCCGCTTTTTTCTGTCACATTAATTATCTTTAGATCTGTGCAGACGCATGACACAATATCGTTGGAATTTCGCACCAGTGGCgctttactattttattttattttttattttctttaaaaatgacAATTCGAACGGAAGAACTTTATTTCTcgtttatatatagaatttagtTATACAATTGGCTATAATTGTACTATCCTTCTTCAGACACCTTTATCGATCCacaattctaataattttctagtACCATTTTCCGATGCTTCAACAATCTCCAATACGAATTTCCGATGCATCATCAACAATCTAAAACTACGGGATACGGAATCACACAGCGTCACTATCAACAAAATCACAACGAAATAGCGTCGTTGGTGTGTATGGTGTCTTACAATAATAATCGGTAGAATACGCGACGACACGTTTCGTGCTCGTGTCGACATCGCACGTTAAATCGAACGCTACGCTCACGTGGATCCGCGTGATCGCGCTAAGTATACCGCGGCAGAGCTACTCACCACCTTTAGTCTCAACAGTCGCCGCAACATCGATGACGAGAGACCAGCAAACGATCAGAAACGAACGTTCGATTCGGCTCGGTTCGAGGAAACGGAACGAAGCAGAGAGGATCTTCTTCGCGTGAAACGACGATCACAAAAGaatcctctttctctctctctctctctcttcatcGACAGATCGACCATCCACGCGAATTTTATCGGTACACACCGCGAAGTCTTATCGAAATAAcgacgaaaataaatacagaatatatagCAACAATTCCTCGTCCTGGCCAAGCTTTTAACCGACACTTTTCTTCCCGCCACTGTTTCGTAATCCAAGAACACGAACCGAATGACAATCGAGCCCAGATCCGGAAAGAACGGGACGATCCTCATCGCGCTTTCCAGTCGCGTACGAAACAATAGGAGGGAAACTTTGGAGTAAAGATAGAGGAGCGATGATTCTTCCTTCTTCAGGTCTGTTCGATCCATATCGTGCTTATGTTCAAACCACGAATGTTCGAATTTTCTACTATTTCTGATAAAGTTCCGCAAACTGCTGAatgtctctttttttttaaattatataaatcgaGACGATCAGTTCGATACGATTGACTTCAAAGATATCcgattactttatatttaattataaatttctatgatgTATCGAACCGTGATATCGACATTAATGATTAAGGAGAATATAATGACATAAGGAGGACAATATCAGGTCATAAGCACCGCGGTTCTTCTGAGagctaaatttaatataatagaattcgTTACGACGTCAATTTTGTAAAGTTGTACTAGTAGCCGAATAAAAAACACATTAGCTCGACTAATtactaattgtaaaaaattgagAGTAATACCTAGATACACGTACATAtggtaaaatt
Encoded here:
- the LOC122575615 gene encoding FHF complex subunit HOOK interacting protein 2A-like isoform X6; translated protein: MLRRLLRLKVIAPPATPLQDFTYHWKQLMNFYVNHLTDCKVPIQSTGIPRHLDRLLEILLEEEKEENEPGPCLEYLLQHKLLDLLATLASAETPPGMRTICLSFLRKLLGRSKYPLLHHTSIYGPVQRLIALCNGNPPSPMEAEEVQFLLTLCFLVCKYPHVTNIINDAPTVQRHNASTRRNSERMEVEKVTYVPNRRKNNFNPLFEPLDTQAVTLINPNLFSSENGRRRSVSLHRSSSKNGTRGSSSQSNGSISSREVENASQSSSPVIEKPICDENSGVTVQSSDSQDCDISQKGENVVLMNEIDTHLQNLQDLRLDVEYGAAFEESNCAEGDQNLLRPDTPQKSKCLLLDALLSYINSADNTVRIRACEGIMVLASLEDPSFAQMVANSDLATLIPNRLENLFNAIPAHVDPTEIDGVDVTWGLDSPMWTKEKKFSGCRQVAAFFMWFDYCNQLIREAHPDVANALAKNIKVNFLEKIVTPALAEHHVVLITALITKCLKELTSSALCTEVSYWLVGHDRGPEIPNVWTSPVLHRLIDNCFTDSDDLTLETLKLFEEMIEKRNEHILHCLVLVYLSTRGYYDNTAADSAIASWSDEEDEREREKKKGSLDLSYEQSHSRTLAPSNIHRIVNCFLSLIPRYLQTDTDVNNYERYMADLERQYSTVLTDCSLMAWPLEAVTVDDSASSDSRPEADHCSVRFYMGPFMTMLFEKVASIPRQKYEVNLQLTVVISRLALLPHPYLHEFLLNPLLPVAPGTKNLFTCLQKVVKQLVNEVPKTPDHKQMLTETRERLLEDCSHEGEKENILFESVIVTEEFCKELAAIAYVKYHHSM
- the LOC122575615 gene encoding FHF complex subunit HOOK interacting protein 2A-like isoform X7, whose amino-acid sequence is MPIAPPATPLQDFTYHWKQLMNFYVNHLTDCKVPIQSTGIPRHLDRLLEILLEEEKEENEPGPCLEYLLQHKLLDLLATLASAETPPGMRTICLSFLRKLLGRSKYPLLHHTSIYGPVQRLIALCNGNPPSPMEAEEVQFLLTLCFLVCKYPHVTNIINDAPTVQRHNASTRRNSERMEVEKVTYVPNRRKNNFNPLFEPLDTQAVTLINPNLFSSENGRRRSVSLHRSSSKNGTRGSSSQSNGSISSREVENASQSSSPVIEKPICDENSGVTVQSSDSQDCDISQKGENVVLMNEIDTHLQNLQDLRLDVEYGAAFEESNCAEGDQNLLRPDTPQKSKCLLLDALLSYINSADNTVRIRACEGIMVLASLEDPSFAQMVANSDLATLIPNRLENLFNAIPAHVDPTEIDGVDVTWGLDSPMWTKEKKFSGCRQVAAFFMWFDYCNQLIREAHPDVANALAKNIKVNFLEKIVTPALAEHHVVLITALITKCLKELTSSALCTEVSYWLVGHDRGPEIPNVWTSPVLHRLIDNCFTDSDDLTLETLKLFEEMIEKRNEHILHCLVLVYLSTRGYYDNTAADSAIASWSDEEDEREREKKKGSLDLSYEQSHSRTLAPSNIHRIVNCFLSLIPRYLQTDTDVNNYERYMADLERQYSTVLTDCSLMAWPLEAVTVDDSASSDSRPEADHCSVRFYMGPFMTMLFEKVASIPRQKYEVNLQLTVVISRLALLPHPYLHEFLLNPLLPVAPGTKNLFTCLQKVVKQLVNEVPKTPDHKQMLTETRERLLEDCSHEGEKENILFESVIVTEEFCKELAAIAYVKYHHSM
- the LOC122575615 gene encoding FHF complex subunit HOOK interacting protein 2A-like isoform X1, with the protein product MLYVNDDFSSFDHRALLHVPLYLFTFCVYRSIAPPATPLQDFTYHWKQLMNFYVNHLTDCKVPIQSTGIPRHLDRLLEILLEEEKEENEPGPCLEYLLQHKLLDLLATLASAETPPGMRTICLSFLRKLLGRSKYPLLHHTSIYGPVQRLIALCNGNPPSPMEAEEVQFLLTLCFLVCKYPHVTNIINDAPTVQRHNASTRRNSERMEVEKVTYVPNRRKNNFNPLFEPLDTQAVTLINPNLFSSENGRRRSVSLHRSSSKNGTRGSSSQSNGSISSREVENASQSSSPVIEKPICDENSGVTVQSSDSQDCDISQKGENVVLMNEIDTHLQNLQDLRLDVEYGAAFEESNCAEGDQNLLRPDTPQKSKCLLLDALLSYINSADNTVRIRACEGIMVLASLEDPSFAQMVANSDLATLIPNRLENLFNAIPAHVDPTEIDGVDVTWGLDSPMWTKEKKFSGCRQVAAFFMWFDYCNQLIREAHPDVANALAKNIKVNFLEKIVTPALAEHHVVLITALITKCLKELTSSALCTEVSYWLVGHDRGPEIPNVWTSPVLHRLIDNCFTDSDDLTLETLKLFEEMIEKRNEHILHCLVLVYLSTRGYYDNTAADSAIASWSDEEDEREREKKKGSLDLSYEQSHSRTLAPSNIHRIVNCFLSLIPRYLQTDTDVNNYERYMADLERQYSTVLTDCSLMAWPLEAVTVDDSASSDSRPEADHCSVRFYMGPFMTMLFEKVASIPRQKYEVNLQLTVVISRLALLPHPYLHEFLLNPLLPVAPGTKNLFTCLQKVVKQLVNEVPKTPDHKQMLTETRERLLEDCSHEGEKENILFESVIVTEEFCKELAAIAYVKYHHSM
- the LOC122575615 gene encoding FHF complex subunit HOOK interacting protein 2A-like isoform X5; the encoded protein is MISGIQIALKNAIDIAPPATPLQDFTYHWKQLMNFYVNHLTDCKVPIQSTGIPRHLDRLLEILLEEEKEENEPGPCLEYLLQHKLLDLLATLASAETPPGMRTICLSFLRKLLGRSKYPLLHHTSIYGPVQRLIALCNGNPPSPMEAEEVQFLLTLCFLVCKYPHVTNIINDAPTVQRHNASTRRNSERMEVEKVTYVPNRRKNNFNPLFEPLDTQAVTLINPNLFSSENGRRRSVSLHRSSSKNGTRGSSSQSNGSISSREVENASQSSSPVIEKPICDENSGVTVQSSDSQDCDISQKGENVVLMNEIDTHLQNLQDLRLDVEYGAAFEESNCAEGDQNLLRPDTPQKSKCLLLDALLSYINSADNTVRIRACEGIMVLASLEDPSFAQMVANSDLATLIPNRLENLFNAIPAHVDPTEIDGVDVTWGLDSPMWTKEKKFSGCRQVAAFFMWFDYCNQLIREAHPDVANALAKNIKVNFLEKIVTPALAEHHVVLITALITKCLKELTSSALCTEVSYWLVGHDRGPEIPNVWTSPVLHRLIDNCFTDSDDLTLETLKLFEEMIEKRNEHILHCLVLVYLSTRGYYDNTAADSAIASWSDEEDEREREKKKGSLDLSYEQSHSRTLAPSNIHRIVNCFLSLIPRYLQTDTDVNNYERYMADLERQYSTVLTDCSLMAWPLEAVTVDDSASSDSRPEADHCSVRFYMGPFMTMLFEKVASIPRQKYEVNLQLTVVISRLALLPHPYLHEFLLNPLLPVAPGTKNLFTCLQKVVKQLVNEVPKTPDHKQMLTETRERLLEDCSHEGEKENILFESVIVTEEFCKELAAIAYVKYHHSM
- the LOC122575615 gene encoding FHF complex subunit HOOK interacting protein 2A-like isoform X3 is translated as MISGIQIALKNAIDVSIVNSIAPPATPLQDFTYHWKQLMNFYVNHLTDCKVPIQSTGIPRHLDRLLEILLEEEKEENEPGPCLEYLLQHKLLDLLATLASAETPPGMRTICLSFLRKLLGRSKYPLLHHTSIYGPVQRLIALCNGNPPSPMEAEEVQFLLTLCFLVCKYPHVTNIINDAPTVQRHNASTRRNSERMEVEKVTYVPNRRKNNFNPLFEPLDTQAVTLINPNLFSSENGRRRSVSLHRSSSKNGTRGSSSQSNGSISSREVENASQSSSPVIEKPICDENSGVTVQSSDSQDCDISQKGENVVLMNEIDTHLQNLQDLRLDVEYGAAFEESNCAEGDQNLLRPDTPQKSKCLLLDALLSYINSADNTVRIRACEGIMVLASLEDPSFAQMVANSDLATLIPNRLENLFNAIPAHVDPTEIDGVDVTWGLDSPMWTKEKKFSGCRQVAAFFMWFDYCNQLIREAHPDVANALAKNIKVNFLEKIVTPALAEHHVVLITALITKCLKELTSSALCTEVSYWLVGHDRGPEIPNVWTSPVLHRLIDNCFTDSDDLTLETLKLFEEMIEKRNEHILHCLVLVYLSTRGYYDNTAADSAIASWSDEEDEREREKKKGSLDLSYEQSHSRTLAPSNIHRIVNCFLSLIPRYLQTDTDVNNYERYMADLERQYSTVLTDCSLMAWPLEAVTVDDSASSDSRPEADHCSVRFYMGPFMTMLFEKVASIPRQKYEVNLQLTVVISRLALLPHPYLHEFLLNPLLPVAPGTKNLFTCLQKVVKQLVNEVPKTPDHKQMLTETRERLLEDCSHEGEKENILFESVIVTEEFCKELAAIAYVKYHHSM
- the LOC122575615 gene encoding FHF complex subunit HOOK interacting protein 2A-like isoform X4, giving the protein MISGIQIALKNAIDVIAPPATPLQDFTYHWKQLMNFYVNHLTDCKVPIQSTGIPRHLDRLLEILLEEEKEENEPGPCLEYLLQHKLLDLLATLASAETPPGMRTICLSFLRKLLGRSKYPLLHHTSIYGPVQRLIALCNGNPPSPMEAEEVQFLLTLCFLVCKYPHVTNIINDAPTVQRHNASTRRNSERMEVEKVTYVPNRRKNNFNPLFEPLDTQAVTLINPNLFSSENGRRRSVSLHRSSSKNGTRGSSSQSNGSISSREVENASQSSSPVIEKPICDENSGVTVQSSDSQDCDISQKGENVVLMNEIDTHLQNLQDLRLDVEYGAAFEESNCAEGDQNLLRPDTPQKSKCLLLDALLSYINSADNTVRIRACEGIMVLASLEDPSFAQMVANSDLATLIPNRLENLFNAIPAHVDPTEIDGVDVTWGLDSPMWTKEKKFSGCRQVAAFFMWFDYCNQLIREAHPDVANALAKNIKVNFLEKIVTPALAEHHVVLITALITKCLKELTSSALCTEVSYWLVGHDRGPEIPNVWTSPVLHRLIDNCFTDSDDLTLETLKLFEEMIEKRNEHILHCLVLVYLSTRGYYDNTAADSAIASWSDEEDEREREKKKGSLDLSYEQSHSRTLAPSNIHRIVNCFLSLIPRYLQTDTDVNNYERYMADLERQYSTVLTDCSLMAWPLEAVTVDDSASSDSRPEADHCSVRFYMGPFMTMLFEKVASIPRQKYEVNLQLTVVISRLALLPHPYLHEFLLNPLLPVAPGTKNLFTCLQKVVKQLVNEVPKTPDHKQMLTETRERLLEDCSHEGEKENILFESVIVTEEFCKELAAIAYVKYHHSM
- the LOC122575615 gene encoding FHF complex subunit HOOK interacting protein 2A-like isoform X2; this translates as MCTFNNLPCFVSYLVFLNNDSKNDVIAPPATPLQDFTYHWKQLMNFYVNHLTDCKVPIQSTGIPRHLDRLLEILLEEEKEENEPGPCLEYLLQHKLLDLLATLASAETPPGMRTICLSFLRKLLGRSKYPLLHHTSIYGPVQRLIALCNGNPPSPMEAEEVQFLLTLCFLVCKYPHVTNIINDAPTVQRHNASTRRNSERMEVEKVTYVPNRRKNNFNPLFEPLDTQAVTLINPNLFSSENGRRRSVSLHRSSSKNGTRGSSSQSNGSISSREVENASQSSSPVIEKPICDENSGVTVQSSDSQDCDISQKGENVVLMNEIDTHLQNLQDLRLDVEYGAAFEESNCAEGDQNLLRPDTPQKSKCLLLDALLSYINSADNTVRIRACEGIMVLASLEDPSFAQMVANSDLATLIPNRLENLFNAIPAHVDPTEIDGVDVTWGLDSPMWTKEKKFSGCRQVAAFFMWFDYCNQLIREAHPDVANALAKNIKVNFLEKIVTPALAEHHVVLITALITKCLKELTSSALCTEVSYWLVGHDRGPEIPNVWTSPVLHRLIDNCFTDSDDLTLETLKLFEEMIEKRNEHILHCLVLVYLSTRGYYDNTAADSAIASWSDEEDEREREKKKGSLDLSYEQSHSRTLAPSNIHRIVNCFLSLIPRYLQTDTDVNNYERYMADLERQYSTVLTDCSLMAWPLEAVTVDDSASSDSRPEADHCSVRFYMGPFMTMLFEKVASIPRQKYEVNLQLTVVISRLALLPHPYLHEFLLNPLLPVAPGTKNLFTCLQKVVKQLVNEVPKTPDHKQMLTETRERLLEDCSHEGEKENILFESVIVTEEFCKELAAIAYVKYHHSM